One part of the Algibacter sp. L1A34 genome encodes these proteins:
- a CDS encoding peptidylprolyl isomerase — MLLKIKNLKFINNLKFITVALLCIGNAAFAQEIIEEEVDVKVDSTSLAQNVKSEVQSDYKKQKVDAVAAVVGDFIVLESDVDKTYLQLEAQGVSVKDIEPCQLFGKLLEDKLYAHHAIQDSIIVSDAEIRSMVDYQMEQFLAELNGDMTRLLALYEKDSEKAVREEMFEINKKNKLAKEMQAKIVSEIEVTPEEVRLFFSKISKEDRPTFGTELKVAQIVSEPKVSEDEEQRVIDRLKQFKADIVEKGASFRSKAVLYSEDPGSASRGGKYTLNKKKPRMVKEFRQVAFALQEGEISEPFKSDFGYHIITVDKIRGQEYDVSHILLTPKVSDEAIAEAKERLEKVRDRIEKGDITFADAAREASDEKETRNDGGQLINPATQDYNFELTKMDPELYSQIQDLKEGEVSLVLTEQDRTGNIKYKILRVTDRIDEHEANYARDYLKIRELALDEKKIKAIEDWQKEKIADTYIKIGSKYRDCEFSSNWLKN; from the coding sequence ATGCTATTAAAAATAAAGAATTTGAAATTTATAAATAACTTGAAATTTATTACTGTTGCTTTACTATGTATAGGAAATGCAGCATTTGCACAAGAAATTATTGAAGAAGAAGTTGACGTAAAAGTGGACTCTACGAGTTTAGCTCAAAACGTGAAAAGCGAGGTGCAAAGTGATTACAAAAAGCAAAAAGTAGATGCGGTTGCTGCGGTTGTTGGAGATTTTATTGTTTTAGAATCTGATGTTGATAAAACGTATTTGCAATTAGAAGCACAAGGTGTTAGTGTAAAAGACATTGAGCCGTGCCAGTTATTTGGAAAACTATTAGAAGATAAATTGTATGCGCACCATGCTATACAAGATAGTATTATAGTTTCTGATGCGGAAATACGCAGTATGGTGGATTACCAAATGGAGCAGTTTTTAGCTGAATTAAATGGTGATATGACACGTTTGTTAGCGCTTTATGAAAAAGATAGCGAGAAAGCGGTTCGAGAAGAAATGTTCGAAATCAATAAGAAGAATAAGTTAGCTAAGGAAATGCAAGCTAAAATTGTTTCGGAAATTGAGGTGACTCCAGAAGAAGTTCGTTTATTTTTCTCAAAAATATCTAAAGAAGATCGTCCAACGTTTGGAACAGAACTTAAAGTAGCTCAAATTGTTTCGGAACCTAAAGTATCAGAAGATGAAGAGCAACGTGTAATAGACAGATTAAAACAGTTTAAGGCCGATATTGTTGAAAAAGGTGCAAGTTTCCGTTCTAAAGCGGTATTGTATTCTGAAGATCCTGGTTCTGCTAGTCGTGGTGGTAAATATACCTTGAATAAGAAAAAACCTAGAATGGTTAAGGAATTTAGACAAGTGGCATTTGCACTTCAAGAAGGTGAAATTTCTGAGCCATTTAAATCTGATTTTGGTTACCATATTATAACGGTAGATAAAATTAGAGGTCAAGAATACGATGTAAGTCATATTTTATTAACGCCTAAGGTTTCAGATGAAGCTATAGCGGAAGCTAAAGAACGTCTTGAAAAAGTTAGAGATCGTATTGAAAAAGGTGATATTACTTTTGCAGATGCGGCTCGCGAAGCAAGTGACGAAAAAGAGACACGTAATGATGGCGGACAATTAATAAACCCTGCAACACAGGATTATAATTTCGAATTAACTAAAATGGATCCTGAGTTATATTCTCAGATTCAAGATTTAAAAGAAGGCGAAGTTAGTTTAGTTTTAACAGAGCAAGATAGAACAGGGAATATTAAGTATAAAATATTAAGAGTAACCGATAGAATAGATGAGCATGAAGCTAATTATGCTAGAGATTACTTAAAAATTAGAGAACTTGCTTTAGACGAAAAGAAAATTAAGGCCATCGAAGATTGGCAAAAAGAAAAAATAGCAGATACTTATATTAAAATTGGATCTAAATACAGAGATTGCGAGTTTTCTAGTAACTGGTTAAAAAACTAA
- a CDS encoding AAA family ATPase — MSDVAAIEQFVNKFKALKTEVAKVIIGQDAVVNQILISVFSGGHALLIGVPGLAKTLMVNTIAQALGLDFKRIQFTPDLMPSDILGSEILDEDRHFKFIKGPIFANIILADEINRTPPKTQAALLEAMQERAVTVAGHHYKLDLPYFVLATQNPIEQEGTYPLPEAQLDRFMFAINLDYPTFEEEVQVVKATTNDEEVTVNALFSSKEIVDFQHLIRRIPVADNVIEYAVSMVGKTRPNSDTAPEIVKNYLDWGAGPRASQNLILAAKTHAAVNGKFSPDIENVQVVAEGILRHRIIKNYKAEAEGVSEIDIIKSLF, encoded by the coding sequence ATGAGCGATGTTGCTGCCATTGAACAATTTGTAAATAAATTTAAGGCATTAAAAACCGAAGTTGCTAAGGTAATTATTGGTCAAGATGCTGTTGTAAATCAAATTTTAATTTCTGTTTTCTCAGGAGGTCACGCGTTACTTATTGGTGTACCTGGTTTAGCAAAAACCTTAATGGTAAATACAATAGCGCAAGCTTTAGGATTAGATTTTAAACGTATTCAGTTTACACCAGATTTAATGCCTAGTGATATTTTAGGTAGTGAAATTTTGGATGAAGACCGTCATTTTAAATTTATAAAAGGGCCTATTTTTGCTAACATCATTTTAGCAGATGAAATTAATAGAACACCACCAAAAACACAAGCAGCACTTTTAGAGGCTATGCAAGAACGTGCTGTTACAGTTGCGGGACATCATTATAAATTAGATTTGCCTTATTTTGTTTTGGCAACACAAAACCCAATTGAGCAGGAAGGAACATATCCTTTACCAGAAGCACAATTAGACCGTTTTATGTTTGCTATTAATTTAGATTATCCCACTTTTGAGGAAGAAGTTCAAGTTGTAAAAGCAACCACTAATGATGAAGAAGTAACGGTTAACGCCTTATTCTCTTCAAAAGAAATTGTCGATTTTCAGCATTTAATTCGTCGTATTCCTGTAGCAGATAATGTTATAGAATATGCAGTTTCTATGGTAGGGAAAACGCGACCAAATAGTGATACAGCTCCAGAAATTGTTAAAAATTATTTAGATTGGGGTGCAGGCCCAAGAGCTTCTCAAAACTTGATTTTAGCAGCAAAAACACATGCAGCAGTAAATGGTAAGTTCTCTCCAGATATTGAAAATGTACAAGTTGTGGCTGAAGGGATTTTAAGGCACAGAATTATTAAAAACTATAAAGCTGAGGCTGAAGGTGTTTCAGAAATAGATATTATTAAAAGTTTATTTTAA
- a CDS encoding response regulator has translation MNLKVTNFKIFLVDDQSITNIISKKLIEVSGLCKNVYDFTNPKEALDSIYEHQPDLILLDLNMPNIDGWQFLERLNSTQHKSKIIILTSSTSVFDKEKAKNYCNVIDFYSKPLNLENTISILNRFNSIKT, from the coding sequence ATGAATTTAAAGGTAACTAATTTCAAAATTTTTTTAGTGGATGACCAATCCATTACAAACATAATCTCAAAAAAACTTATTGAGGTTTCTGGTCTATGCAAAAATGTATATGATTTCACAAATCCCAAAGAAGCTCTTGATTCTATTTATGAACATCAACCAGACCTTATTCTATTAGATTTGAACATGCCAAATATAGACGGTTGGCAATTTTTAGAACGTCTTAATTCTACCCAACACAAATCGAAAATTATTATTTTAACGTCAAGTACAAGTGTTTTTGATAAAGAAAAAGCTAAAAACTACTGTAACGTTATTGATTTTTATAGCAAACCTCTAAACCTGGAGAATACAATAAGTATATTAAACCGTTTTAATTCAATTAAAACTTAA
- a CDS encoding carboxymuconolactone decarboxylase family protein, whose translation MSTLVKKKRYEIVSYEDAAPRVKAVYDDTKKTFQLPFVLNWFKCQGNNATLLEGNWAKLKSTLMQGDVPNVLKQLIIYNASKERGCDYCSHTHGIFADSMSQMISSNEGFRVTENLDSPIIPESYRTAIKIVTKAALNHSQITDADFQALEDAGFDDAEIQELMAQADLVNMLNTIADISGIKIDNELMEVSA comes from the coding sequence ATGTCTACACTAGTAAAGAAAAAAAGATACGAAATAGTATCTTATGAAGATGCTGCCCCAAGAGTTAAAGCAGTTTATGACGACACAAAAAAAACATTTCAACTTCCTTTTGTATTAAATTGGTTTAAATGCCAAGGAAATAACGCTACTTTATTAGAAGGTAATTGGGCCAAATTAAAGTCCACTTTAATGCAAGGAGATGTCCCTAATGTGCTTAAACAACTTATTATATACAATGCTTCTAAAGAAAGAGGATGTGATTATTGCTCGCACACACATGGTATTTTTGCCGATAGTATGAGCCAAATGATTTCTTCTAATGAAGGTTTTAGGGTTACAGAAAATCTTGATTCGCCAATTATTCCAGAAAGTTACAGAACAGCTATAAAGATTGTTACAAAAGCAGCTTTAAATCATTCACAAATCACAGATGCTGATTTTCAGGCTTTAGAGGACGCTGGTTTTGATGATGCTGAAATACAAGAGTTAATGGCTCAAGCAGATTTAGTTAATATGCTGAATACCATAGCAGACATTTCGGGAATTAAAATTGATAATGAGTTGATGGAAGTAAGTGCTTGA
- a CDS encoding bifunctional aconitate hydratase 2/2-methylisocitrate dehydratase, whose protein sequence is MTTYKDYIKQIEERKDLGLHPQPIDGAELLSEIIGQIKDLDNEYREDSLNFFIYNVLPGTTSAAGVKAKFLKEIILGESVVKEITPAFALEQLSHMKGGPSVEVLLDLALGTDAAKAQEAAKVLKTQVFLYEADMERLEKAYQNGSAIATELLESYAKAEFFTKLPEIDEKIDVVTFIAGVGDISTDLLSPGGDAHSRSDRELHGQCLFEHNIEQQNELKAVQAQHPDKRVMLIAEKGTMGVGSSRMSGVNNVALWTGVKASPYVPFINIAPVIAGTNGISPIFLTTVGVTGGIGLDLKNWVQQKDAEGNTIRDEDGEPVLKEEYSVETGTVLTINTKEKKLYNGDKELKDISAAFTPQKMEFMKAGGSYAVVFGKKLQTFASKVLGVDVVPVYAPSKEISIEGQGLTAVEKIFNKNAVGTTPGKVLHAGSDVRVEVNIVGSQDTTGLMTSQELEMMAATVISPIVDGAYQSGCHTASVWDDKSKANIPRLMSFMNDFGLITGRDPKGKYFPMTDVIHKVLNDLTVGDWDIIIGGDSHTRMSKGVAFGADSGTVALALATGEASMPIPQSVKVTFKGQMKSYMDFRDVVHATQSQMLKQFGGENVFQGRIIEVHIGTLTSDEAFTFTDWTAEMKAKASICISEDDTLIESLEIAKGRIQIMIDKGMDNAKQVLKGLVDKANTRITELKTGIKPSLRPDANAKYHAEVVIDLDEIAEPMIADPDVNNDDVSKRYTHDNIRPLSYYGGTKKVDLGFVGSCMVHKGDMKILAQMLKNVEAQYGKVEFKAPLVVAPPTYNIVDELKAEGDWDVLVKYSGFEFDDSAPKGLARTKYENMLYLERPGCNLCMGNQEKAEPGDTVMATSTRLFQGRVVKDTGEKKGESLLSSTPVVVLSTILGRTPTMAEYEAAVDGIVLTKFKPSTKQLVR, encoded by the coding sequence ATGACCACTTATAAGGATTACATCAAGCAGATCGAAGAAAGAAAAGATCTAGGACTTCACCCACAGCCTATTGATGGGGCTGAGTTACTAAGCGAAATAATAGGGCAAATAAAAGATTTGGATAATGAGTATAGAGAAGATTCTCTTAACTTTTTTATCTATAATGTTTTACCTGGAACCACAAGCGCTGCTGGTGTAAAAGCTAAGTTTTTAAAGGAAATTATTTTAGGTGAATCGGTTGTTAAAGAAATAACACCTGCTTTTGCTTTAGAACAATTATCACACATGAAGGGTGGACCTTCAGTTGAAGTATTGTTAGATTTAGCTTTAGGTACAGATGCTGCTAAAGCTCAAGAGGCTGCAAAAGTATTAAAAACGCAAGTTTTCCTTTACGAGGCAGATATGGAGCGTTTAGAAAAAGCTTACCAAAATGGTAGTGCTATTGCTACGGAACTTTTAGAAAGTTATGCTAAAGCAGAGTTTTTTACAAAGCTTCCAGAAATTGACGAAAAAATTGATGTTGTAACATTTATTGCTGGAGTTGGCGATATTTCTACAGATTTATTATCTCCAGGAGGAGATGCGCACTCACGTTCAGATAGAGAATTACACGGTCAGTGTTTATTTGAGCACAACATAGAGCAACAAAACGAATTAAAAGCAGTACAAGCGCAACATCCTGATAAAAGAGTGATGTTAATTGCTGAAAAAGGAACAATGGGCGTTGGTTCATCAAGAATGTCTGGTGTAAACAACGTAGCATTATGGACAGGTGTAAAAGCTAGCCCATATGTACCATTTATAAATATTGCTCCGGTAATTGCTGGAACAAACGGAATTTCTCCAATTTTCTTAACTACAGTTGGTGTAACTGGTGGTATTGGTTTAGACCTTAAAAACTGGGTACAACAAAAAGATGCAGAAGGAAATACTATTCGTGATGAAGATGGGGAACCAGTTTTAAAAGAAGAGTATTCTGTAGAAACAGGAACTGTACTTACTATTAATACAAAAGAGAAAAAATTATATAACGGAGATAAAGAGTTAAAAGATATTTCTGCGGCATTTACACCACAAAAAATGGAGTTTATGAAAGCGGGTGGTTCTTACGCTGTTGTTTTCGGTAAAAAATTACAAACATTTGCTTCTAAAGTTTTAGGTGTAGATGTAGTACCTGTATATGCACCATCAAAAGAAATTTCTATTGAAGGGCAAGGTCTTACAGCTGTTGAAAAAATATTCAATAAAAATGCTGTAGGAACAACTCCAGGTAAAGTTTTACATGCAGGTTCAGACGTTCGTGTAGAAGTAAACATTGTAGGTTCTCAAGATACTACAGGTTTAATGACGTCTCAAGAATTAGAAATGATGGCTGCTACAGTTATCTCTCCAATTGTTGATGGTGCTTACCAATCTGGTTGTCATACAGCTTCTGTTTGGGATGATAAGTCTAAAGCAAACATTCCTAGATTAATGAGCTTTATGAACGATTTTGGTTTAATTACCGGTCGTGATCCTAAAGGGAAGTATTTCCCAATGACAGATGTTATTCATAAAGTATTAAACGATCTTACAGTAGGAGATTGGGATATTATTATTGGTGGAGATTCTCACACACGTATGTCTAAAGGTGTTGCTTTTGGAGCAGATTCAGGAACGGTTGCCTTAGCATTAGCTACAGGTGAGGCTTCTATGCCAATTCCGCAATCTGTAAAAGTTACTTTTAAGGGGCAAATGAAATCTTACATGGATTTCCGTGATGTAGTACACGCTACACAATCTCAAATGTTAAAGCAATTTGGAGGAGAAAACGTATTCCAAGGAAGAATCATTGAGGTTCATATTGGTACACTTACTTCAGATGAAGCCTTTACATTTACAGATTGGACTGCAGAGATGAAAGCAAAAGCATCTATCTGTATTTCTGAAGATGATACTTTAATTGAATCTTTAGAAATAGCAAAAGGTCGTATCCAAATCATGATTGATAAAGGTATGGATAATGCAAAACAAGTTCTTAAAGGTCTTGTTGATAAAGCAAATACTAGAATTACTGAGCTTAAAACGGGTATCAAACCATCTTTAAGACCAGATGCAAATGCTAAATATCATGCAGAAGTTGTTATCGATTTAGATGAAATCGCAGAACCAATGATTGCAGATCCAGATGTAAATAACGACGATGTTTCTAAACGTTATACACATGATAATATTAGACCATTATCTTATTACGGAGGAACTAAAAAAGTAGATTTAGGTTTTGTAGGATCTTGTATGGTTCACAAAGGTGATATGAAAATATTAGCTCAAATGTTAAAGAATGTTGAGGCTCAATATGGTAAAGTTGAATTTAAAGCTCCTTTAGTTGTTGCTCCACCAACATATAATATTGTTGATGAGTTAAAAGCAGAAGGCGATTGGGATGTTTTAGTAAAATATTCAGGTTTCGAATTTGATGATAGCGCACCAAAAGGTTTAGCACGTACTAAGTATGAAAACATGTTGTATTTAGAACGTCCAGGTTGTAACCTTTGTATGGGTAACCAAGAAAAAGCAGAACCAGGAGATACGGTTATGGCGACATCTACACGTTTATTCCAAGGTAGAGTTGTAAAAGATACTGGTGAGAAAAAAGGCGAATCTTTATTATCATCTACTCCAGTTGTAGTATTATCTACAATTTTAGGTAGAACTCCTACTATGGCAGAATATGAAGCCGCTGTAGACGGTATTGTTTTAACGAAGTTTAAGCCTTCAACAAAACAATTAGTTAGATAA
- a CDS encoding aconitate hydratase, which yields MAFDIDMIKEVYTKMAERVDKARGIVGKPLTLSEKILYSHLWEGNPTKAFSRGKDYVDFAPDRIACQDATAQMALLQFMQAGKSSVAVPTTVHCDHLIQAKDGAATDLKHANSVSSEVFNFLESVSNKYGIGFWKPGAGIIHQVVLENYAFPGGMMIGTDSHTVNAGGLGMVAIGVGGADAVDVMAGMAWELKFPKLIGVKLTGKLSGWTAPKDVILKVAGILTAKGGTGAIVEYFGPGATSMSCTGKGTICNMGAEIGATTSTFGYDESMERYLRATDRNDVADAANKVKGYLTGDAEVYANPEQYFDEVIEINLSELGPLLNGPFTPDLSTPVGKDMNKKATANEWPLKVEWGLIGSCTNSSYEDLSRASSIAQQALDKGLKMKSELGINPGSEQVRYTADRDGIIGIFEKLDAKIFTNACGPCIGQWARYSDPKNAPKNSIVHSFNRNFAKRADGNPNTHAFVASPEITAAIAIAGRLDFNPLTDKLINENGEEVMFDEPTGWELPPKGFEVKDNGYLAPEADGSHVEVKVAEDSERLQLLTPFTPLGNTINGAKLLIKALGKCTTDHISMAGPWLRFRGHLDNISNNCLIGAVNAFGEKTNFVKNQLTGEFGGVPDTARAYKAAGVKTIVVGDHNYGEGSSREHAAMEPRHLGVAAVIVKSFARIHETNLKKQGMLGLTFANESDYDLILEDDTFNFTDLNAFAPGKQLTLEVVHADGSKDVIKLNHTYNDAQIAWYNEGSALNLIKKENNA from the coding sequence ATGGCATTTGACATCGACATGATTAAGGAGGTTTATACCAAAATGGCAGAGCGTGTAGACAAAGCACGAGGCATTGTAGGCAAACCATTAACACTTTCTGAAAAGATTTTATATTCTCACCTTTGGGAAGGAAACCCTACCAAGGCTTTCTCGAGAGGTAAGGATTATGTAGATTTTGCGCCAGATAGAATTGCTTGCCAAGATGCAACAGCGCAAATGGCACTTTTGCAATTTATGCAAGCCGGAAAATCTTCAGTAGCTGTGCCAACAACGGTACATTGCGATCACTTAATTCAGGCAAAAGACGGAGCAGCAACAGATTTAAAACATGCGAACAGTGTAAGTAGCGAAGTTTTTAATTTTTTAGAATCTGTATCTAATAAATACGGAATAGGTTTCTGGAAACCAGGAGCAGGAATTATTCACCAAGTAGTTTTAGAAAATTATGCTTTTCCAGGAGGTATGATGATTGGTACCGATTCTCACACAGTTAACGCTGGAGGTTTAGGAATGGTAGCCATTGGAGTTGGTGGAGCCGATGCTGTAGATGTTATGGCAGGAATGGCTTGGGAACTTAAATTCCCTAAATTAATAGGTGTGAAGTTAACTGGTAAATTATCAGGATGGACAGCACCAAAAGATGTTATTTTAAAAGTGGCCGGAATTCTTACTGCAAAAGGAGGAACTGGGGCTATTGTAGAATATTTTGGTCCTGGAGCAACTTCAATGTCTTGTACAGGAAAAGGAACTATTTGTAACATGGGAGCTGAAATAGGAGCTACAACATCTACTTTTGGTTATGATGAGTCTATGGAACGATATTTACGTGCTACAGACAGAAACGATGTTGCCGATGCTGCAAATAAAGTTAAAGGATATCTAACTGGTGATGCTGAAGTTTATGCAAACCCAGAGCAATATTTCGACGAAGTTATTGAAATTAACTTATCAGAATTAGGACCATTATTAAACGGACCTTTCACACCAGATTTATCTACACCAGTAGGTAAAGACATGAACAAGAAAGCAACCGCTAACGAGTGGCCATTAAAAGTAGAATGGGGATTAATAGGGTCTTGTACCAACTCATCTTACGAAGATTTATCTCGTGCATCATCCATAGCACAGCAAGCCTTAGATAAAGGTTTAAAAATGAAATCGGAGTTAGGAATTAACCCAGGATCGGAACAAGTGCGTTATACTGCCGATAGAGATGGTATTATAGGTATATTTGAAAAACTAGATGCTAAAATATTTACAAATGCCTGCGGACCATGCATTGGACAATGGGCAAGATATAGCGATCCTAAAAACGCACCAAAAAACAGCATTGTACACTCGTTTAACCGAAACTTTGCTAAACGTGCCGATGGAAACCCAAATACACATGCATTTGTGGCCTCTCCAGAGATCACAGCAGCTATTGCTATTGCAGGTCGTTTAGATTTCAATCCATTAACCGATAAGTTAATTAACGAGAATGGTGAAGAAGTGATGTTCGATGAGCCAACAGGATGGGAATTACCACCAAAAGGGTTCGAAGTAAAAGATAACGGATACCTTGCTCCAGAAGCAGATGGTAGCCACGTAGAAGTAAAAGTAGCCGAAGATTCGGAGCGTTTACAATTACTTACACCATTCACACCTTTGGGTAACACCATTAATGGCGCTAAATTATTAATAAAAGCCTTAGGCAAATGTACCACCGATCATATTTCTATGGCAGGACCATGGTTACGTTTCCGTGGGCATTTAGATAATATCTCTAACAACTGTTTAATTGGAGCCGTTAACGCATTTGGAGAAAAAACTAACTTTGTTAAAAATCAATTAACAGGAGAATTTGGTGGCGTTCCAGATACAGCAAGAGCATACAAAGCAGCAGGCGTAAAAACAATTGTAGTTGGCGATCATAACTACGGCGAAGGATCTTCTCGTGAACATGCAGCCATGGAGCCAAGACACTTAGGAGTAGCGGCAGTTATTGTAAAATCGTTCGCTCGTATCCACGAAACAAACCTTAAAAAACAAGGGATGTTAGGTTTAACTTTTGCTAACGAAAGCGATTACGATTTAATTCTAGAAGATGATACTTTCAACTTCACAGATTTAAACGCATTTGCTCCGGGAAAACAATTAACATTAGAAGTTGTTCATGCCGATGGAAGTAAAGATGTTATTAAACTAAACCACACTTATAACGATGCTCAAATTGCATGGTATAACGAAGGTTCTGCTCTTAACTTAATTAAGAAAGAGAATAACGCTTAA
- a CDS encoding TIGR01212 family radical SAM protein (This family includes YhcC from E. coli K-12, an uncharacterized radical SAM protein.) has product MKFNNNNKRYNDYSSFIKEQFSERVQKISLDTGFTCPNRDGSKGIGGCTYCNNNTFNPNYCKPEKSITQQLDEGITFFSKKYKTQRYLAYFQAYTNTYADINLVKQLYNEAVNHPKVIGLVIGTRPDCINPDLIDFLSSLSKEYFISLEFGVESTLDKTLKDVNRCHSFQETVDAYELAKNKGLHLGAHMIIGLPGETKNDILNHATKLSKLPINSLKLHHLQIVKHTMMAHQFKKTPEKFSLYSAEEYIDLITDFVALLRPDIIIERFISESPKHLLIAPNWNGLKNFEIVAKIDKQLIEKNLWQGKNR; this is encoded by the coding sequence ATGAAATTCAATAACAACAATAAACGATACAACGATTACTCATCTTTTATCAAAGAGCAGTTTTCCGAACGCGTTCAAAAAATTTCATTAGATACAGGTTTTACATGTCCTAACAGAGATGGCTCTAAAGGCATAGGAGGCTGTACTTATTGCAATAACAACACCTTTAATCCAAACTATTGCAAACCAGAAAAAAGCATCACACAACAATTAGATGAAGGCATCACATTCTTCTCAAAAAAATATAAAACACAACGCTATTTAGCGTATTTTCAAGCTTACACCAATACTTATGCAGATATTAATTTAGTAAAGCAATTGTATAATGAAGCTGTAAATCATCCTAAAGTAATTGGGCTGGTTATTGGTACAAGACCAGATTGTATTAATCCAGATTTAATTGATTTTCTATCTAGTTTATCTAAAGAGTACTTCATTTCATTAGAGTTTGGAGTAGAAAGTACTTTAGACAAAACTTTAAAAGATGTAAACCGTTGCCATAGCTTTCAAGAAACTGTTGATGCATATGAACTTGCAAAAAACAAGGGTTTACATTTAGGAGCACATATGATTATTGGTTTACCAGGAGAAACCAAGAACGATATTTTAAACCATGCCACCAAGTTGTCTAAATTGCCAATAAACAGTTTAAAACTGCACCATTTACAGATTGTAAAACATACTATGATGGCGCACCAATTTAAAAAAACTCCAGAAAAATTCAGTTTATATTCTGCGGAAGAGTATATCGATTTAATAACCGATTTTGTAGCCTTGTTGCGACCAGATATTATAATAGAACGTTTTATTAGCGAATCGCCAAAGCATTTATTAATTGCACCAAACTGGAATGGCTTAAAGAATTTTGAAATTGTAGCGAAAATTGATAAACAACTAATAGAAAAGAATCTTTGGCAAGGCAAAAACAGGTAG